The genomic window aaaaattcactgaagaaaaaaattcttaaaaaaacattgtaggccaaatgcaaaaggaggttcaaaagcttactgaagaaaataattctttaaaaattacaactgaacaagtggaaaataaatgactttatGATAtctcaaaaacaataaaacatagtttaaaaaaagagaagaaaatgtgaaatagctcATCAGAATTCAACTGACATGGGAAATAAATCAAGGACAGATAATTTAGGAAATACTAGACTAGCAGGAAGCCATGAGCAAAGAAAGAGCCTAGCTATCAGCTTTAaggaaattgtcaaggaaaatttcagaatattttagattcagagggtaaaatagaaatttcaagaatccattgatcatttcctgaaagagatcctaaaataaaatccTTCAGACATGCTATCAACAAATTTtagaacacacacatatattaataattttatatatatatatatctatctatctatctatctatatatatatatatttcaagcagccagaaagagacaatttaaatattatggTGAGCAGTAAGGctcatacaagatttagcagcttccatctATCTTAAAGGACTGCAATGTGTGTGATAATCTGGTAGATAAAGAAGTTAgcattacaaccaagaataatctatCAGAAAAACTGATATATTATTCTTCAGTGGATggggaaaatgtatatttaatgaaataaatgaatttcatacATTCCtcgtggggaaaaaaaaagaaaaacctgaattgaaaatttggcattcaaatataactgaagagaaacagaaaaaaaaacagacaaagagTAATCATGAGTCAaactcattttacatttcattggTAAGATGATACATGTATCTATTATTAAGACAGTTAAAAGAAGTTTATATAGACATAGAGCATGGATATAAGTTAATTTTGTTGGAATGATCTTCAAAAATATGATGATCAtatgatgagagaaagggaaaagaaggtacAGAATGGGGACATTTTTCTCACCTAAAAGAGATATGCAAGGAAGAACTTTTATAATgcaggaaaaaaatgggagagtGGCACGAAATGCTTGAAACTCACTGATATCttaattggttcaaagagggaagaacatATGTTTACACTCAGTTTTGTATAGAAATATAACAACCAATAGTGAAATAAGAGAAACAGGTAATAGAAAATGGGAGAGtgataaaaaaagagaacagaGTAAGATAGGCAGTGCTTAGAAGCAAAATAGTGTATTGAGAAGCaacaggataaaaaggaaaactataaacagaagaaaatggggtgggggaaaaataaaagtagaaatcaTAAGTGTGAAAGTAAAAGGGATGATTTCATtcaaaatgaaagtgaatagcaAAATTGTATGCAAAAACATgtgaaaaatcataaatttatccAAGAGATGATGATAAACATGTATCATTGGCTTGAATAATTGCTTAATTTATATCTTAATAAAAATGATGGACTAAAATCAATTGTAGACTTAGAGGTGGGTGGGAAATGACTCCTTGTCAAATGTACTGTCAAGATTCACTgtggtaaatttattttaattatgaagaattaaaaagatacacacatatatgtatagtatataggttaagcaagcaagcaataaacacttattaaatacttactatgtactaCCCACTAAGTATTAGatctaaaaaaaagaagcaaaatgtcATCTTAGctttcaaggatcttacaatccAACAGTTCATTTATAGTTACCTCCAACACTTCATTTatgtttcttggtaaagatactgaagtggtttgctaattccttctctatgttcttttacaaatgaagaactgaggcaaacagaatgggTCATATActagtaaatattaaaattagatttaaactcactaagaggaatctttctgactttacaCCAAGAAGTCTAGCCACTGCACCAGCTAATTACCCCAAATGcatataatacattttatataatgttattcatatattttatatttctacaattatatatatgtagtaaatTGTAAGCTCTTGAGTAATCTGTGTGCATATCATACATATAcaatcacatacatatacatacaaataaatgtgtatgtgtgtgtttatttgttaTACACCACTCTGTATTCTGAAAGAAACTGATCCCCATACACTGCATTCTCAGAATAGGAGGATagtaaaaatagaattagagaaTGTCAGACATTGAAAGTATCTCAAAAGCTTTATTATACAAGCTATGGTTTGATAGGTTCTTCTACAATGTGTCTGCTAAATAATCATATAATctctaattaaaattttcttgtcgGGCAAAGAACACTAAAACAAACATGAACTCATAACTTAGTCTTTTGATATGTCTGAAGTAAACTTACTAACGAGAGGATGAAGTACAAGGTACAAGCAAAATCAGTTTATTAAGAATGACATCTGTAACTATTAACAAAGCAAGTCAGATTGACAACTACAGTACATTCAGTGACCCCAGTGAAAAGGAGGGGACACTGTTAATTGACATGCAACAAAGAAGGGATTTTGGTAGAAATATCAAAAAAGTGATAGGTTTTGTAGAGTCAAAAGAGCTCATTTGTACATAATAAGAAAGATGGGCTGTCATTCAGATAATGCTAATTATATCCtctttgacaattaagagatgtTAATTGTTCTGTGGAACTCAGATAATTCTTATAATCTTTGCTAGGGAATCAAAACTGCAGGCAagaagtaatgaaatattttttaggaTGTTACAAAGGTAATTTGTAGgactaaaagaaaacaatgtcCTAGATTTATCCCaggatgtatatatataaatacatacatacatacatacatacacacacatataaactcaAGGTAATATTAATTTGGTCTTTTCAGAGGGGAACACAATAACCActcatatgcaaaataatttatgTTACACATTATTCCATACCTTAGACTTGCCCTAACTAGAATGGGTGATTAGAAGAAGAGGTTAATAGAAGCAACAACTTAACTTCTTTCCTCTGAATGTGAGGGAGGAACTACTTAGGTAATCTATTAGTTATTGAACACATCATATTAATAATACTGATTCCCAAGTAATctatttgttatattttacaACAAATTCATATTGTAACAACTATGTAAAATATAATGTACTATATTACTTTTAGTGCCTTAGTCAAATAAAGTTAGAGTATGAGGAtcacagagtcacacagttattgAATATTAATATTTACCATATAATCCAAGTTTTTAACCTCTGAGTCTGGTGGTATCACCAAATCATTCAATATTGGTTTATTCTTCATTCTAAAGATCTTGACTGATGGGCaaaaacatacacaaacataaaagCTGATATTCAGCTATGAGCCAATAGTCTCTGCATGTTTCAGGACAACATATTTCCTCCATTGTTATTATCTCAGAAAGACTCAAGCTATATTCCACATTTGATTCCTAGAACAGAGCTGTCTGCTAGGTCTATCTAACCCCTtcaaatctctttctcttttagccatatttccattttatttttgttgcttaATGTTCCATTTTGTATCTTTGATAAACTTATATCCAGGCAAGTGGGGTCCACAGAACAAATAAATTTGCAGTAGGATCAGTGATTAATTATTCAGAACCTCAGAGTTCTGGATCTCATTGAAGTACCACAACTATCCTTAAAATACACATTGTGCTAGCTAAGGATTTATTTTGGTAATTGATGTGTATTTCTCTGTGCTTGATTCACTAAACTCTTTACTTCTAACAGAGAAGTTCATGGCACCTCCTTATTCTCAAATGCTTTCATAACTTTTGTTATGTTTAAAACTAATAACAACTTTGTAATTCAGATTTATACAGCAGAAGAGTAGGACTCAAAGAGGTCAAACAACTTACAAGTAATCCTACAGTAATACCTAAGGAGCAATGTATATACTTAGTAAGAGGGGGTagagttaaatattttttttcataattttcctctcatttttaaatCCCCAAAACCTTCcaggataataaaaatataatattcctgCTAATGCTATCAGCACcacattaataataatcatatttaaaaagaaattcatcatTGTTATTTCAAAAACTGTACTAAAAGCTTATGCTTATGcaatattttatacaaaatattttcttcccatGGACAAATAGTATTGTTCATCTAGTTtataagaaactgaggatcagatagaaaaacaattaaaagatgttagaacctgaattcaaatttgaagaTTTTGTCTACAAATCaaatattgctgttgttgttgttttcaaaaCACACTGCTACATTTCCAGGCAtctctctattttattctctttctttgaattatacccattttcctggaaaaaaagaagaggtacTACACTCAGAGGAATACAGATCTATCATTATACCCAGCAGGAAGGAGTTTTCTTGAAGGACTCACTTAAATTTCAAGCAATTGGGGCAAATTCAGTTTTTGACTTTCAATCTCTATATCACTGCTCTAAGAGTCTGCATATAGCATTCTCAAAAATATGCTCCACCATGAAGGGAACATAGAATAAAGGTGACTTTTGTGTTTGAATTTTGTCTCCAATATTAGTCACTCAACAAGACAATTTCTGCCACCATATTGCCATCATCAGTGTCATCTAAGTATGTTTAAATTGTTCAACTCGAtcagatttatatttattttatataatctttaaCTGACAAAAATGAATCTTGAGTTCTTGTTTTATTGATATTGCTCTAATGCTACTGCATCACTTATCCAAAAAATATCAgtcaaagaattttataaatttccAGGCTTAGATATTTTtcactaaaaatattttgagaaaccTCTCTCGGATATGCTTTGTTTTCATTCCATAGATGATGGGGTTCACCATAGGTGGGATAAGGAGGTAGATATTGGCCACAAAAATGTGGACATGGGGAGCAATATGCTGTCCAAATCTATGtgtaaggaaggagaagaaggcaGGAGTGTAGAAAACCAAAATTACCCACACATGGGACCCACAAGTACCCAAGGTCTTAAGCCTAGCCTCCTTAGAAGGCAAGCTAAATACAACACGCAGAATGAGTACATAAGAACACATGATCAATATAAAGTCCATACCACCAGTAAGGAAGGCAATAATTAAGCTATAGGCTTTTTGAATCCTGGTTGGGGCACAGACCAGCTTGATCAGGGCCATGAATTCACAATATGTGTGTGAGATGATAGTCGTCTTGCAGTAGGGAAGCCACCACAGTAAAAATGGATGAGGACTGAGCAATATAGCTCCACGGAATACAATGGCAAGACCTAAACTTCCAATAACTGTATGAGTCAGAACAGTTGAATGTCTAAGGGGATTGCAGATAGCCACATAGCGATCAAAAGCCATGGCCAAGATGAATCCAGACTCCATGGTAGACAGTGAATGAATAAAGTACATTTGTATAAGACAAGcttcaaatcttatttcattaTCATTGAACCAGAAGAGACTGAGGATCTTGGGTAGGGTAGTGGTGGTCAGAATCAAGTCTGCCACCGAGAGCATGGCAAGGAAGAGGTACATGGGCTCATGTAGACTATGGTCAGATTTGATGATGAATAGAAGGGCACTATTTCCCAGAACAGCCATCATGTACACCAGGCAAAAAGGGATGGAGATCCAAATGTGGGCAGCTTCCAGACCTGGAATGCCAAGGAGGAAGAAGCTGGTGGGATGCATACTAGTCTTATTGGTAGTTGACATTTTGAGCATCTCTTTTCTTTATTGATGTCT from Sminthopsis crassicaudata isolate SCR6 chromosome 3, ASM4859323v1, whole genome shotgun sequence includes these protein-coding regions:
- the LOC141559888 gene encoding olfactory receptor 52K2-like, producing MSTTNKTSMHPTSFFLLGIPGLEAAHIWISIPFCLVYMMAVLGNSALLFIIKSDHSLHEPMYLFLAMLSVADLILTTTTLPKILSLFWFNDNEIRFEACLIQMYFIHSLSTMESGFILAMAFDRYVAICNPLRHSTVLTHTVIGSLGLAIVFRGAILLSPHPFLLWWLPYCKTTIISHTYCEFMALIKLVCAPTRIQKAYSLIIAFLTGGMDFILIMCSYVLILRVVFSLPSKEARLKTLGTCGSHVWVILVFYTPAFFSFLTHRFGQHIAPHVHIFVANIYLLIPPMVNPIIYGMKTKHIRERFLKIFLVKNI